A single window of Culicoides brevitarsis isolate CSIRO-B50_1 chromosome 3, AGI_CSIRO_Cbre_v1, whole genome shotgun sequence DNA harbors:
- the LOC134835150 gene encoding uncharacterized protein LOC134835150, translating into MCKGYLLMISIQLLSLSTLFLVTSATFSLPFGNYQRNAAPPPPPPMFKPISRSGPLGIQRREPAPLVFPGPLSRMKMRDSFRAATAGLPMRTLMLQLRGSPSRGMAQYVKAPPEFKYLKPNSLPSSPAPTLIVKPLKYESPSKHVRPTSDYSFEKPHVHTTKLQLRVPVDANAGAIRTIPAPNLSVQDNKIQFFSDQKETPKVPFKRPAQVQQYEVEEQTNDVTFKDPYSGKHTLWAPDPDPTLPGPRVKPSNDPLSRPSNYQSLPADVSAQLAQAQQYIASPAQHQSIVAAAPYAYVQSQTPYDYHSYAYTYVPMQQAASTHTANYQPTMLQGMAPYNPSYLVSQSNQLFNQHQQNLNLYKQQEPNYIQEFAQNSLTYNPYAAKLQQQQPQYNAYDVAAAQLQQIQALQAAATQLQYQDQTQAVPYNPHYPTNENVAESQNAHAYTQLIEAQDYNPYATSTQPPLSAKDLASIFKYGTLAQSSEESNEQLNDGSYANTAYYNQYTQQTQDNFQPSHGNTEILQPQETLTPQSAFEQHQQALAAQLSNAHQGQNYPSHGSLRIYVPDEAQSKSDENIDPEPTASETEIQKQKIEEISADDRLDNNYYDGEYEYENEEDVPATDDTKKNASTGTASTLTNHQMESKEK; encoded by the exons ATGTGTAAAGGATATCTTTTG ATGATTTCAATCCAACTTTTGTCACTGTCAACACTTTTCCTCGTCACATCAGCAACATTTTCCCTCCCATTCGGCAATTATCAGAGAAATGCAGCACCTCCTCCGCCTCCGCCGATGTTCAAACCAATTTCCCGTTCGGGTCCTTTGGGCATTCAACGTCGTGAACCAGCGCCTTTGGTATTTCCGGGCCCTCTGAGTCGCATGAAGATGCGTGATAGTTTCCGTGCCGCTACTGCGGGACTTCCCATGCGAACTTTGATGCTTCAATTACGCGGAAGCCCGAGTCGAGGTATGGCGCAATACGTCAAAGCGCCTCCagaattcaaatatttgaaaccaAATTCGTTGCCATCGTCGCCAGCTCCAACTTTGATCGTGAAACCGCTGAAATATGAGTCGCCATCGAAGCATGTGAGACCAACGTCGGATTATTCGTTTGAAAAGCCACACGTTCATACGACGAAATTGCAATTAAGAGTGCCTGTGGATGCAAATGCAGGAGCAATTCGAACGATTCCAGCGCCAAATTTGTCCGTGCaggataataaaattcaatttttctcggATCAGAAGGAAACGCCAAAAGTTCCCTTTAAAAGGCCC gcTCAAGTACAACAATATGAGGTCGAAGAACAAACGAACGACGTAACTTTCAAAGATCCATATTCCGGAAAACACACTTTGTGGGCTCCTGATCCAGATCCAACTCTGCCAGGACCTCGCGTGAAGCCAAGTAACGATCCTTTAAGTCGCCCAAGCAATTATCAATCATTGCCAGCTGATGTTTCAGCACAACTTgctcaa gCCCAACAATACATCGCAAGTCCCGCCCAACATCAATCCATCGTCGCTGCTGCTCCTTACGCTTACGTTCAAAGTCAAACTCCTTACGATTATCACTCGTACGCTTACACTTACGTGCCTATGCAACAAGCAGCATCGACCCATACCGCGAATTATCAACCCACAATGCTTCAGGGAATGGCGCCTTACAATCCCTCGTATCTCGTGTCGCAATCCAAtcaacttttcaaccaacatCAGCAAAATCTGAACTTGTACAAGCAACAAGAACCGAATTATATCCAAGAATTTGCGCAAAATTCGTTGACTTATAATCCGTATGCCgcaaaattacaacaacaacaacctcaGTACAACGCTTATGACGTCGCTGCGGCGCAACTTCAGCAAATTCAGGCGTTACAAGCAG cgGCAACTCAACTCCAATATCAGGATCAAACGCAAGCTGTTCCATACAATCCTCATTATCCAACCAATGAAAATGTCGCAGAATCACAAAATGCTCATGCCTATACCCAATTAATTGAAGCCCAAGACTACAATCCGTACGCTACAAGTACTCAACCTCCTCTTTCGGCGAAGGATTTGGCTTCAATCTTCAAATATGGCACGTTAGCTCAAAGTTCAGAGGAGTCTAATGAACAATTAAACGATGGAAGTTACGCGAATACGGCTTATTACAATCAATATACGCAACAAACGCAAGATAACTTCCAACCATCGCACGGAAATACGGAAATTCTTCAACCACAAGAGACGCTGACACCCCAAAGTGCCTTCGAGCAACATCAACAAGCACTTGCCGCGCAATTAAGTAATGCGCATCAAGGACAAAATTATCCATCGCATGGTTCTTTGAGGATTTATGTGCCTGATGAg gcCCAATCAAAAAGCGACGAAAACATCGATCCCGAACCAACAGCGTCAGAAactgaaattcaaaaacaaaaaatcgaagaaatttCCGCAGACGATCGTCTCGACAACAACTACTACGACGGCGAATACGAATATGAAAACGAAGAAGACGTTCCAGCAACAGATGACACAAAGAAAAACGCATCGACAGGCACCGCATCAACGTTAACGAATCATCAAATGGAATCcaaagagaaataa